Proteins from one bacterium genomic window:
- a CDS encoding DUF58 domain-containing protein, which yields MTDFKKYLQPDVVARLANLEMIARFVVEGFITGLHKSPYHGFSVEFAEHRQYMPGDEIRSIDWKVYGRTSRYYVKRFEEETNLKCHIVLDTSASMTFGTGEVNKLQYGGYLAASLAYLMIHQKDAAGLAIFDKVLRKYLPPRATLGYIKTIEEALQNISYHETTRIAENLHAVAERIKRRGLVILISDLLDEAEDVVHALRHFRHDGHEVIVFHVLDHAERTLDFEGDVVFDDLETGEQLATQPWHIRKAYAQEVESFCDYYRRRCRESRVDYVLLDTKTPFDVALREYIAKRSKIGG from the coding sequence ATGACAGACTTTAAAAAATATTTGCAACCCGATGTGGTTGCACGCCTAGCCAACCTGGAGATGATTGCGCGTTTCGTAGTCGAAGGATTTATTACGGGACTCCATAAAAGCCCATATCACGGTTTCAGCGTTGAGTTTGCGGAGCACCGGCAATATATGCCCGGTGACGAAATACGTTCGATAGATTGGAAAGTGTACGGCCGTACTTCGCGGTATTACGTGAAGCGGTTTGAGGAGGAGACGAATCTCAAATGCCATATTGTGCTTGATACAAGTGCATCCATGACGTTTGGAACGGGCGAGGTGAATAAGCTTCAATATGGCGGATATCTGGCGGCTTCGCTGGCGTATTTGATGATTCATCAAAAAGATGCTGCCGGGCTTGCCATTTTTGATAAAGTGTTGCGTAAGTATTTGCCCCCCCGTGCAACGCTGGGTTATATCAAAACGATCGAAGAGGCTTTGCAGAATATATCATATCACGAAACTACGCGCATTGCGGAGAATCTTCATGCCGTAGCCGAACGCATCAAACGGCGAGGGCTTGTAATTCTGATAAGCGATCTTTTGGATGAAGCGGAGGATGTCGTGCACGCACTACGGCACTTTCGTCATGACGGCCATGAAGTGATCGTGTTTCATGTGCTGGACCATGCGGAGCGCACTCTGGATTTTGAAGGCGATGTGGTTTTTGATGACTTGGAAACCGGAGAACAATTGGCAACGCAGCCTTGGCACATTCGCAAAGCCTACGCTCAAGAAGTAGAATCGTTTTGTGATTATTATCGCCGCCGGTGCAGAGAAAGCCGGGTCGATTACGTTTTGCTGGATACTAAAACGCCCTTTGATGTGGCCTTGAGGGAGTATATCGCAAAACGGTCTAAAATCGGAGGATAA